Part of the Triplophysa rosa linkage group LG21, Trosa_1v2, whole genome shotgun sequence genome is shown below.
acaacagaaaatgtaatgggtttaatggttataatgggaattgtactatggatacttgttgtctacttgtatgtgatggattctattggtgggatggtaaatcctattggaataaaacccNNNNNNNNNNNNNNNNNNNNNNNNNNNNNNNNNNNNNNNNNNNNNNNNNNNNNNNNNNNNNNNNNNNNNNNNNNNNNNNNNNNNNNNNNNNNNNNNNNNNNNNNNNNNNNNNNNNNNNNNNNNNNNNNNNNNNNNNNNNNNNNNNNNNNNNNNNNNNNNNNNNNNNNNNNNNNNNNNNNNNNNNNNNNNNNNNNNNNNNNNNNNNNNNNNNNNNNNNNNNNNNNNNNNNNNNNNNNNNNNNNNNNNNNNNNNNNNNNNNNNNNNNNNNNNNNNNNNNNNNNNNNNNNNNNNNNNNNNNNNNNNNNNNNNNNNNNNNNNNNNNNNNNNNNNNNNNNNNNNNNNNNNNNNNNNNNNNNNNNNNNNNNNNNNNNNNNNNNNNNNNNNNNNNNNNNNNNNNNNNNNNNNNNNNNNNNNNNNNNNNNNNNNNNNNNNNNNNNNNNNNNNNNNNNNNNNNNNNNNNNNNNNNNNNNNNNNNNNNNNNNNNNNNNNNNNNNNNNNNNNNNNNNNNNNNNNNNNNNNNNNNNNNNNNNNNNNNNNNNNNNNNNNNNNNNNNNNNNNNNNNNNNNNNNNNNNNNNNNNNNNNNNNNNNNNNNNNNNNNNNNNNNNNNNNNNNNNNNNNNNNNNNNNNNNNNNNNNNNNNNNNNNNcacaaccacacacacatacaaacacacacacccgcacgcacgcacacacaaccacacgcacacacagacatgttGTAAATGAGATTTGAACAGAATTGTTGAATAATGTGATCTCAGGTCTTCAGGACAAGAGTTTGCGCTTAAGATCATAGACAAGGCCAAATGCAGCGGCAAGGTAAGACATTTAACGTGAGGAGAAGAAAATGTAGAAAACTAGAAGTGTTTTGGCATCAGATCATGAACTCTGATCTCTGGTGATGGTTTAATATTCACAGGAGCACCTGATAGCCAATGAGGTGGCCATACTGCGGCGGGTTCGACACCCCAGCATCATCATGCTGATAGAAGAACTGGACACGCCCACTGAGCTCTATCTGGTCATGGAGCTGGTTAAGGTCGAGTTCACGCGGCGCTGCAGAGGCCGACACGCCAACCTAATACACACTTCAGATGTACACTCATGCAGTATGCTACTGACACTTTGGTTTGTTGTAGGGTGGTGATTTGTTTGATGCCATCACGTCGTCTACAAAATACACCGAGCGAGACGCCAGCGCCATGCTGTTCAACCTGACCGGAGCGCTCCGGTATCTGCACCGAATGAACATCGTCCATCGAGACATTAAACCTGAAAATCTGCTGGTATTCTTCTCTTTACACTTCCCTCAAGTCCTTTCCATTCTGCTgaattttgtgttcatggtgGTAGTGTGTTTGACAAATAACACCGTGAACACTCATGTAGTTTTACTGGGTCTGCAGGTGTGTGAATATCCAGACGGCACGAAGTCTCTGAAGTTGGGGGATTTTGGTTTGGCTACGATGGTGGAGGGACCGCTGCACACCGTCTGTGGGACACCAACATACGTGGCTCCTGAGATTATCGCAGAGACCGGGTAAATCTCGCactgtgtgttttattgaacaTGTCGCACTATCAAAGCATTTCATTTCCTGCAAACAGTTGAAGTTTTGTGTCGTGTGTTTCAGGTACGGGCTGAAGGTGGACATCTGGGCAGCGGGTGTGATCACATACATCCTGTTGTGTGGTTTTCCTCCGTTCCGCAGCGAGAGGAATCTGCAGGACGAGCTGTTTGAACAGATTCTGTTGGGAAAACTGGAGTTTCCTGCACCGTACTGGGACAACATCGGCGTCTCTGCTAAGgttcacaaaaaacacacatttgattCAAAACAGCTCCGCACGACAGACCCGCAGATGTGGTCATGTGATCTGTGGCAAGCAGCTGATTGGTTAATGTGTGTCGGGCAGGATTTGATCGGTAAGATGCTGCAGGTGAATGTTGGTGCTCGGTACACGGCTGATGAGGTGCTGTCACACCCGTGGGTGCAGGTGaggaaaaaaagaacaaacaacGACTATGTTTACATGCTCCCTCATAATGATGTTATAAAGAGATTTTGACTTGATATTTTGTTCGGTAATATTAAACTTGACCTCATGCAAACACAACCTGCGTCCCAAatggcatactgtgacagtacgtactgactGTGAATCAGTGTCTACCTACCGGCCGTCAAAACAGTGCCTTCTTCATAGTATGAgagggagtagtatgaatacatttgggacacactgcgtccgccatgttttatggtcatgtgacccgtatgctctttgacctttgacgtattaacaacaacctacacatgagagttgataaaaacatcatttagtcacgagaaattcatttattggcacttaaaTTAAAGTTAcaccttaaagttttccgctatactgtatttatttgatttacttttgaaatgtggccgttgctcagctcccgtgacatcatgggatagagaagtgtccatcccaTCCACACTCGACAATCACGGCGGAAGCAGAAGACCATcagggtatttctcgcctactgttttgtgcATCCTGAGGTTTGGGACATACTACTCATGACTCGTACTCGTTTTTGGACGCAGCcagtgtttctgtttaaataatGCCATTAAGCTCACAATCGTGATGTGGTGTGTGCCGATTTTAATTGCAATAAGAAGGCGCGTAAACTATGGAATGATTTTgatgactaaattaaaaaggaattgcaaactgcatttgcaaatgcgttttctatttattcctgtaaaaattgtgacataattcaaaagCAAAATGTCCGCCGAATATCAAAAGGataagcaaagtctatttgcaaatgaattacctctgtcttacgagttacgaccctgacatatttaaatcgcaatagcaattccccatatgccatttcacttcctctggtgtcgcgtattaagcctgccaaaactcaaatgaaatcgcaaatccctttgcatttgcgtttcctctgacttgtacagaaacctgtcaatcaatggcgggggatgggcttattcaacggggcaTTATTCAAATGCCGCACACCTCCAGCACAAATTCATAGTAAACATGACGTTCTGAAGTTTTAGCATCAACTCGCTGCTGGCAGTCTCTGCTCTTTACCTTCATCCAGAGACAGTGAGAACCCGATGTCAGCGAAGACAACCATTGCAAAGGCATTTTTATCTTATCTCTATATTTATCACGGCACTGAATAACTAAGAAATACATGGTTTGCACAGgttttgcatttaaatacattaaaggtgctgtgtgtcatttcaacaaatgaaacttcacaaatcacaactaataagctctctCTAGTCTTCATAAGCATTTACTGAGTAACTTTCAATCAAactaactgagtgcagctgtgacgcgtcagaggagatctggtcctcccggctgagtctggtttctccagaggttttttctccatttattcatcattggagtttgggttcctcgccacagggccgtgttggcttgctcaccgggagactgcatttattagatattaattattatttactagaatgatcttgcttgttctataaacaccatgcactgtgctgtgtttgactgtttctgtgtttttctgtttttctcccgtaaagctgctttggaacaatgcacattgtgaaaagcgctgtataaataaaataaaattgaattgaatttttttggaggatctatggacagaaatgcaatataatatacacaactatgtgttcagaggtgtataaagatcttacataatgattctatctacatacaccgcgagtccccttacatggaattcgccatgttgtttctacagaagccctaaagggataaactgctctacagaacgcgtttcgtaaatacgttatctccttcgccAAAGGAACAAAAACGTGATGAAATCTTGTCCTGCGTCatccaccgtagtgcttcgaaagggagggagaggggtggagtgaaccgtcagttgcagttcacaacctcaccactagatgccaccgctaaatttcatacactggacctttaaaggagtAGCCAGTAACACACTGGCTGTTAGTTTATcatttttgctgtgttttttaGAATAATGAAAGTTGCACGTAAACAGGAGTGAAGAGGTTTGCTGAcgtcatgtaaacatgttactgtGATTAAGTCCTGCTCTGATGATTGTGAATAATCACATTATTGGTGCACATGTAAACATAGTCGATGTTGACTTCTGAACATCTCGGTTAAATCAGTTTGAGTAGTAGacaaatgaacacacacacacacgagtgtAGATGTGAAGAGAATCACGGCGTGTATTTGCAGGATGATGCTGCGATGGACACCAGCACACCATGTGACACAGAAGATTGTGTGGAACCAGAaatcacacacaacaacacaacagaagagGCTGACGTGAGAACACCCACACactgaaatacacacacacacacaatcacattcACACCGTTCATCGTGCTTGTCCTCTCCTCTGTTACAGGTGGATCATCTCCATGGTAACGGTGAGAAGCTCAGAAACATCTCACATCTCCTAGTGACTGTATTACAGGGCCCCTAAAAATGTTTACAAGTCTCAGTGAAAAGAAAAttcatccatgtgtgtgtgtgtgtcagtagaCTGGTGAATCTCTCTGGATGTGCAGCAGATGAAAATCCCCTGACCAACGCAGCAAACCTCGAAACCAACACCAGACCAGACCTGAACCATCTCATACCTGCATCTTCAGTCACGAGTATAAAAGCCCACAGACTGAAGACAGTCACATCTGCACATCACAGTGAGCTGCTCTTGGCCTCTGGACCAGAAAACATCCATCCAGAAAACAGAACAATGCCCTAAAAACCATCTAGCAATTTGCCATAGCAACTCCATAGCgacaccctggcaaccatccACACAGAGGGTGGTCACCACAGAGattttcttcatttctttctctgtatgtctacagtatgttttcatgttctggtctgtgtttgagCGCCAGGGGCTTCAACTAAACCAGCGACCTCAAgtgctcgctcgctcactcctacatccctctctctctcctgtactGCCTTTCATCATGTGTCTCTGAATATAATGTTGATGTGTCATCATTAGAATCTCGTGACACACATCTCATGTCTCTCAGTGTGCGTGTGATGGAATCGTATGAGAACTGATGAGTTTTGAGTTTGCGTGTCATTGGACGTTTCTTCAGTTTGATTCATGTGACCAAATTTTAGGAGCCCGATGTGTCTGTTCCTTCAGTGAATTACTGTAGTGTGTTTATCCATGGAAtgcccccctctctctctctagaatTCATGTCATCTGATCTGAACAGTTCTCGTGTTGTGTTCGATTTTGTACGGTGACTGTTTGGTGCAGAAGCTCCTATTAATGATTCCAATGATggatttatttcatgttttgttttgtattgcaACAATACATCATGACTCACTGGATGATGCCAGAAACACAAGTGTGTGTCCGTGTGAGTTTTATCTTAACCGGAGATCACACAATGACTGCATCCACTTTCACTGGAATAATAACTTGTCTTCTATTTTATGATAGATGTAACTAAAGAAAAATCTCATTTGTTAAGTGCAAATTCAGTTTTAAGCTTCACTTTTTCCTTAGGAcaaataaatatgtacaagcGTAATATACAGAAGAAAGGCTAGAATAACCGTGCAGGCTGTAATATTGTGTGTGTTAGCTCAGAGGTCTGAGGACCATCGGGAGTGACCGGGGGTCCACAGAAAGGTCAAGAGAATAACtgggaaaaagtaaaaaatacgcctgaataaataataaagcgaAAGAAAATAAGTTTTTAGGTTAACTTTGATTCaaattcattatatttatatattaatatataaatggAATAgagtacatacatttttttaattaattaatataaatgaaaattacattgaaataaaatatataatttaataataatatataactaatatataacttttaaaaaagtataaataaaataatataactaAACAGAAATCATTTCATCTTTAAATATAGAAATCGGATGTTTTTAAGAGTTGTCTTGTATTAATTTTAGGACAGGGGTCCCTCAAACAGACTCACAAAATCTCAATCCTCTAGTGgaatattgctttaataaaacacaacaattaAGGACTAGAACGCAGAAATTTCAAGAAGTTCATACGGCATCATACAGATGGGAGTGTCAGTAAAAGTCAGTACGGCTACAGTACAACATGAGAAAATCTTCAGTCCCATCTCACAGCGGGATCTGAGCAGTAAACAGCGTTTACATCATCATGTGCTGAATCTGACGACGTCTCGCGACGTCTTCAGGTCTCAGGCAGAACCTGGATGTAGTTTTTGGGGACGAGGCCTCGTCTCCCGCCCAATTCTCCGAGAAACCATTCATCATCCATGTCTTCCAGATCACACAGCACGTCTCCTGCCTACACAAACACAACGTTTGACTTCAGAAGACTCACACATTTCATTTCATACTGAAATCTAAAATTACTTCAATACAATAATAGGACACACCTTCAGACAGAGTTCATCCTCACACTCGGGAGAGAAATCATAGAGAGTTctgcctctcttcctctctccacCTGCTAAGAAACACAAATATCACCTTTTTGATTTCATCGTCACCgttcagcgtatgacatcagaGTTTCAAATCagatgatgtcatacgctgatcgATCGAACACACACTTCAATCAGATGAAGCAGCTGATGATAAAGAGTGCAGAACGTGAACCTGAAGCTTCAGTTTCCACTTTAACGAAGTTGAGAGGGAAGATTCCTATTTGTCCATTCAGGCAGCCACGCCCCCACTCCTCATTTACATATTCCATTAGAGTGATGACATCACCCTCGCTGAAGGTGAGCTCACCCTCCTCTCCTGTGAATGTATATCCAGCCACACACctgcagagagagacagagagagagagagagagagacagagagagagggagagggagagagagagagagagagagagagagagagagagagagagagagagagagagagagagagagagagagagagagagagaggaagataGAAGGGAGGGAGAGGGGatagagagatgagagagagcagagtgagagagaggagagagagagagatgagagagagcagagagagagatgagagagagacagagtgagagagatgagagagagagagagagagagagacagaggagagagagagacagagagagagatgagagagcagatgagagagagagagagagatgagagagagagagagagtattaaGCTAACAAGTGTGCTAAAAAAAGCGACTACGTCCTTTGGCATGTTTGGAGTTGATGGATGAATAAGAAATCAAAATAACTGGCCATTCTGGCCAAAGTCGACTCCGCTTTGATTTTATCCCGAATCTAGATCTGACTCGCCCACTCGAACGCCGAAGCTAACCTTAACACTGACCAACCATTttcaatctgaatttgaatctgaatttctgcgttttgaatttttcTATATTAAATTTAAGCAAATTTTCAAATTCAGTAACTATATTGAATGTCAGATATTAATTTTAATACACTACTACAGATTTATCAAATTCAACTTCCAGATTGTCTTTGTCATATTTCTGCGGCTACCTACTGTATAGCAATTCATCACTTACTGCTTCCCTGAACTCTCCTCGCGTGAGTCACTTTGGATTAAAGAAGCGTCTGCTTAAATGACTCAATGAAATGGTAAAATGTTATATGACATACACTGactctgttgtgttctgcaccATGTATGACCACGAAGTCTCTCCACACATCTCACACACTGGCTATCTATCTTCACCTTTGACCAAGGTGTAGAGGGACGTTAAACCCTGTGACTTTTGAAAACAAGAGGGCACTACACCAGTACAGCACGACGCATCCACAATAGAGCCTCGCCCTTTACCTTCTACGAACAATCAAAACATCACAAGTTACGTGCGTGTAtgcgtgcgtgtatgtgtgtgtgtgtgtgcatgtttgtatatcccggtggggacctaaacctgaatacacaccaacacatggggactcgtgtcactgtggggaccaaaattgaggtcctcatgggcacaaaagctaataaattgtacagaacaatattttttacaaatctaaaaatgcaaaaagtgttctatgatctttaggtttagggatagggttagggataggggatagaatatacagtttgtacagtataaaaacattacgcctatggactgtccccacggagatagtaaaccagacatgtgtgtgtgtgtgtgtgtgtgtgtgtgtgtgcgtgcgtgcgtgcgtgcgcgtgtgtgtgcgtgtgcgtgtgcgtgtgcgtgcgcgtgtgtgcccTGACCAGCGAACATGGTTCCTCCTGTGGTTGTCCAACATTCTCCAACTCCACACTTCCTTCAATTTTTCTCTggtatgcacacaaacacacacacaatcaaacaCTAAAATAAGTATGAAAGCATTGTTTGATCAGGCAGTGCTCAACCCTTTTGTTCTAGTAATAAACTCCCTTGgggaaaaaataattaattgacGCAGTGACGTTTTTGTATTTCCTCCTCATTtcactttaaacatttttatctttCACGTGATGTGATGTGAAGCGCAATGCTTTCATAGACTGATATTATCACGCTCCAGAAAGAAAAGTAAAGGTGAATGAAGCTGCGTGTGGAACAGAGACACGTTTAGAGAGACGAGGTGACTTCCTCACACACATTTGCTTCCATCACACAGAAAACACTGCTTTGCTCACAGAGTAACTCTTGTAAAGTGGATGTCCTGCTTTGGGTCTGGGTGGGAGGGGCGGACCTCTTTTTGGCACCCTACCGGCCGGAAGCTGATTGGAGGAGGCGGGGCCTGGAGGCTTGGCCAGTTTGATCGAAGGAGGGCAGAGAGGGAGGAGTCTACCACCACTGGGTCTGAGAGACAGATAAAGACAGACGGGTTAAAAACAGCGACGTCATTTCAGTTGACAGCTGAGAGATCAGTGATCACCTGGGAGGCAGAGAAGGAACTGATGCACCCGTCACTTGAGAAACACCCGTCACACTCACAGACacctgaacaaacacacacacgttttaaaaacatacaataaaTCCTCCGGTTATAAAGAGAGATGTTTAATGGTACCTGTGAGGTGGACGACATGTTTCTGTGTAAAGGTGGAGGAGGTCGAGAGTGTCTGGGTACAGACGGATCTGAAATACACCCAGATAATCATCTACACATTATCTTCAAACATCACAGTACACTTTAAAGTGTTAATCCCCTGATGTGCAATGATGCGtcgtgcattctgacttctttacactgttaaacgtgctgtcttctcatgcttaacatggtcaacttgtcaaaaaaccagttgggcgtatgacgtagtatttctgtgctcgatacactcccccagcgatcggacaggtttcggaaagttttttcttagtcccttattggacaattctcccagaaaagcacgcggcagcaaggagagcaggagaaggagcatgcgcagacgtcactttcacttgtgtgcaggagagaagttcaggtgtttgttcactgcatttgggtgatgaatgttatataaacggtggatataacgctggatttggagatggtttgaaactgatatatggagccgtcccagcgctaaaagatgccggacatgaaccacatgcggtgagtgaaattgatgtctgtgttttgttggcaatgggtgcacacgtgctttagttcagcctacccctccccccgcatgcgccgtatgctttcggaaataatcctacagctgtatctatcttttataaatgtgatcaaactaaacactctttgaagatacgaagtatgcaacactactctataggtactcaagattaatataagATTGgtagaaaccgcgtgtgttacaGCCGCTTTAATAAcaatcaatatatatatatacacacttcTAATATACAAGATTCTAGAAGGtgtcatggtcttcttctgcagtgcgtatttggagtttccgcacgagagcgccctctggctttcagatgcagcagcattttcctgtacttcactcaaaagctgtgcataaatcacgtgatatttatcgtcggtttatcgtgacagccctaagttatagtatgagatgggtcaaatgacctgaaaatcccttttatcaaataaaatcattgcaccagatggaccttgacaaAGGTGTTTTTTCAAACATTCTCTTTGTTAAGctcggaagacctatcgtttcatacagtcatgtgaccaccatAATATTGAGATAatattttgctattgcgataacacgatatccaTAACACTGATACATCCCCAAAGCAGACTTATCACTCTGTGATCTTACCCTTATGACTTTAGGTTAAGTGTTCAAAATAAGAGAACTGAAGTgtgaacacaaacaaacgctTACAGAACCAGATTCTGTCATGATGAGCCCATGTGACTGTACAGTGGCCAATCACAGTTTGTTTGCTTTGCCATTGGACAGATATGTGGGTGTTTCTATAATTGGAGATACATTTTGCATTTCAAAAAGTCAAACGCTGtcagacacacacaaatctactggtattactatctttgtggggacattttggtACCCACAGCGTGATGAATACCAGTACACaaactcatacacacacacatacacgcacccAGAAACTCCCtctcttctccctctctctctctcacacacatctgTCAATCCTGTTACATTTCTACCttggtaacagggttgacagtaacagaagttcagaactgaccattttatgGCCAAAAACTCCACTAGCTATCATGAATGCTACGAGCACATTGTGTTAATGCAATCATGAATAAAAGATTGTAAATAACCTACAGTGGTTTGATCAATTCTGTTGTCCCCGTGAAAATAAGTTCACAGATTTGACATATTAGGCAACAAGAAATCATGATTTCCCTCTACATAAGACAGTTTTTacgaaaaatatattattaaagcaataagccccaagaagcagtgggttacagtgcattttataacagctaagggcgttgtggcacgacgcgaagcggagttattccatatgcttagcaaggtttcataaaataaagtaaatcaaatgatatttaggctatgtggtgcggtcagccgttatatattgaggtattttataacggcttagaactccactcagccaatcagaatcaaggaccagaactgaccgttttataaataaaaataatcaacaAGCCATACACAAAATGACTTCAGACGCCAAATGTATCAGCAGTTGTAGAATTACCCATATGTGAATAAAGAATTCTTGTGATGAAGTGcctcaaacaaaacatttaatggcGATAACCTTTGCCAAATCCAGTAGTTATTTTATCCCTAAAAGCATTTATTGTATCAAAGCAGAACCTTGTGAAGTGACCCAATCACACAACACATTTgaagccaaacacacacacacacacacacacacacacacacactcacggtTCATGATGTGGTTGTCGTTGGGGGTGACAGGTGTCTTCTCTGGAGGTGTTTGAGGATTCTTATGTTCAGATGATGACGGGAAGTCCTTCATGTGATGCTCATGAGTCCGGCTGTGAGGTTTGTTCAGGAGAGGTCTGGGTGCTGGTGCTGGAGCGCTGCAGGTTTGTTTTGAGGGGTTTGGTTTGACGCTAGGCTCTTCGGGCTCAAAGACATCACTTTCTAGTCTAGATGGTTTCGGAGGAAGCAGAGGTTTGGGTTTCTGAGTTCTTGGACGTGGTTGTGGTCTATTGAACGGTTCAGATGGCACAGCGGAGATGACAGAAGTCTCCTCTTCATTTTGTTGCCGGTCATCATCAACGTTTGCGTCTTCAGGACCGAACACCTCAAGCAGATCCTGCATGTATTTGCTGGAGAAATTGGAGGAGGCGTCGCTGAACCTGGCGAAGGCGCTCTCCGCCCCATCGTCCTTCAGACGCACGAGGGTCTGAACCTTCACCTCTCTCGTCATTGGCTGATCCAGCACCTCCTCGCTGATGGTTGCTTGTAAGGAGGCTCTGGAGCGGGGGCGGGGTCTGGGCCGCACGCTGGGCTCCTCCCTCATTGGTTCAGGTCTGAAATCAAGGGTACTCTGAGTGAACTCTCTGAAAGTGGGGGCGGAGTCTATGAGTGTGACGTCACCGGTCACATCATCAGAGTCGGTCTGAGCGTCACACTGCTCTGGTTTGCGCGGAACGTCTTGTGTTTGAGGCCTGGTCTCGGACCCATCCGAGTCGATGAACGGGTCCGCATGAGGCGATGTGGTGCGTTTGAGAGGCAGAGACGGGCGGGGGGGTTTCAGGGGTCTGCAAACTGAGGAGAAAAACGTCAACTTTATTTAGCAAGGTTCAGACTCATTTTAGTGTTGACCTCGTGTGTTCTTACCTGGCCGGGCAGCAGGGGATTGTGGGTCGGGGGAGTCGGTGTCCGTCTGCGTGGCGATGGTGGAGGTAGAGCGGCGAGAGGACGGAGGCGAGGAGGGGGAGGAGGATGAGGAGGTGGAGGGAAGATTCTGTTCACGTGTCTTTTCTTTGATCACCTGCTCATATGAGGGTGGAGGCAGCTGGAGGGACAGACCGTTATAGATTAATCCATCAAACCAAACCTTCCAAACTAAGCATTCGAGCAACCCACCTGCACTGATCCAGAGGCAGCAGACCAGGAGGGCGGGGCCGGGGGCGGGGCTGGAGGAAAGGCTCCGGAGGCTCCTGGGAACCAGGTGTTGGACGGCAGAGGTTCAGCAGAGAGGATGGTGATTTCTGGACGCCTGCAGTGGACAACAGCGTTCATAATACATCACTCGATCGGAGAAAAACAGTCTCACAACCGTCTCATGTTTCCACAGACCAGAGAGACGAATGATGACGTGACTCATTATATAAGCTTACATAAGTTAAGCCATTTAATTTGCTGTTTTCACAAGCTGCTTTTCATTTAACCATTGAAAAAACATTAACACACCTCAACACACGTCACGCGTGTTATTTATAAGCGATCTAATGgatattgtctagtttagtatTAGAGTTGTTGTTACTGCTGGTTTCTGGATCTACACCAGCAGGTTTAATGGGTCAGTGTGCAGACAACCCTGAAAACCATCAAAACTGcagaaataatacaaaataaatattctcatTTACCTTCAACcactaaaacacaaaatactttTACACAAACTGAGCAGCAGTGCTTGTGAAATACAGTGATCATCGTGATACTATATGACAAGacaagagagcgagagagacgaCATGAACTGACCTCCGGTCTCTGTGATGGTCGCTCTGAGAACTCGTTCTGGTTGACGCTGCACAATttccataaaaaaacacaaacacaaaaaccaaactgacacacaaacagctgacagaacaaaacaaaacagcaaatGAAACTTTACAGGACAAAACCCAGACGAGGTTCAACACAACTCACTTCTTTTGATGGCCGCTCGGATGGAGGACAGAGCCCCGGagctacagagagagagagagagagagagagagagagagagagagagagagagagagagagtgagagagagagagagagagagagagagagagagNNNNNNNNNNNNNNNNNNNNNNNNNNNNNNNNNNNNNNNNNN
Proteins encoded:
- the wu:fy63c09 gene encoding uncharacterized protein wu:fy63c09 isoform X4 — its product is MAEARAEEEDERLREPGGARRSAAEHSDRNKPDQRLSRRPEITILSAEPLPSNTWFPGASGAFPPAPPPAPPSWSAASGSVQLPPPSYEQVIKEKTREQNLPSTSSSSSPSSPPSSRRSTSTIATQTDTDSPDPQSPAARPVCRPLKPPRPSLPLKRTTSPHADPFIDSDGSETRPQTQDVPRKPEQCDAQTDSDDVTGDVTLIDSAPTFREFTQSTLDFRPEPMREEPSVRPRPRPRSRASLQATISEEVLDQPMTREVKVQTLVRLKDDGAESAFARFSDASSNFSSKYMQDLLEVFGPEDANVDDDRQQNEEETSVISAVPSEPFNRPQPRPRTQKPKPLLPPKPSRLESDVFEPEEPSVKPNPSKQTCSAPAPAPRPLLNKPHSRTHEHHMKDFPSSSEHKNPQTPPEKTPVTPNDNHIMNHPSVPRHSRPPPPLHRNMSSTSQVSVSVTGVSQVTGASVPSLPPRPSGGRLLPLCPPSIKLAKPPGPASSNQLPAGRVPKRGPPLPPRPKAGHPLYKSYSRKIEGSVELENVGQPQEEPCSLVRAHTRTHTHTHTHTHAHARTHAHTHTHTHTHTCLVYYLRGDSP
- the wu:fy63c09 gene encoding uncharacterized protein wu:fy63c09 isoform X1, translating into MAEARAEEEDERLREPGGARRSAAEHSDRNKPDQRLSSCLCVSLVFVFVFFYGNCAASTRTSSQSDHHRDRRRPEITILSAEPLPSNTWFPGASGAFPPAPPPAPPSWSAASGSVQLPPPSYEQVIKEKTREQNLPSTSSSSSPSSPPSSRRSTSTIATQTDTDSPDPQSPAARPVCRPLKPPRPSLPLKRTTSPHADPFIDSDGSETRPQTQDVPRKPEQCDAQTDSDDVTGDVTLIDSAPTFREFTQSTLDFRPEPMREEPSVRPRPRPRSRASLQATISEEVLDQPMTREVKVQTLVRLKDDGAESAFARFSDASSNFSSKYMQDLLEVFGPEDANVDDDRQQNEEETSVISAVPSEPFNRPQPRPRTQKPKPLLPPKPSRLESDVFEPEEPSVKPNPSKQTCSAPAPAPRPLLNKPHSRTHEHHMKDFPSSSEHKNPQTPPEKTPVTPNDNHIMNHPSVPRHSRPPPPLHRNMSSTSQVSVSVTGVSQVTGASVPSLPPRPSGGRLLPLCPPSIKLAKPPGPASSNQLPAGRVPKRGPPLPPRPKAGHPLYKSYSRKIEGSVELENVGQPQEEPCSLVRAHTRTHTHTHTHTHAHARTHAHTHTHTHTHTCLVYYLRGDSP
- the wu:fy63c09 gene encoding uncharacterized protein wu:fy63c09 isoform X3, whose protein sequence is MSVCASPAARDGAQQNIQTGINQTSVSPASTRTSSQSDHHRDRRRPEITILSAEPLPSNTWFPGASGAFPPAPPPAPPSWSAASGSVQLPPPSYEQVIKEKTREQNLPSTSSSSSPSSPPSSRRSTSTIATQTDTDSPDPQSPAARPVCRPLKPPRPSLPLKRTTSPHADPFIDSDGSETRPQTQDVPRKPEQCDAQTDSDDVTGDVTLIDSAPTFREFTQSTLDFRPEPMREEPSVRPRPRPRSRASLQATISEEVLDQPMTREVKVQTLVRLKDDGAESAFARFSDASSNFSSKYMQDLLEVFGPEDANVDDDRQQNEEETSVISAVPSEPFNRPQPRPRTQKPKPLLPPKPSRLESDVFEPEEPSVKPNPSKQTCSAPAPAPRPLLNKPHSRTHEHHMKDFPSSSEHKNPQTPPEKTPVTPNDNHIMNHPSVPRHSRPPPPLHRNMSSTSQVSVSVTGVSQVTGASVPSLPPRPSGGRLLPLCPPSIKLAKPPGPASSNQLPAGRVPKRGPPLPPRPKAGHPLYKSYSRKIEGSVELENVGQPQEEPCSLVRAHTRTHTHTHTHTHAHARTHAHTHTHTHTHTCLVYYLRGDSP